The genomic segment TACCAGGAGGGATGGTTAACTGGGGTCAAGATATTCCAACGACTATCGAACGGGAATTATTTGAGGAAACCGGACTTGAGTTGCTCAAGATTCGCCAGTTAGTTGGGGTTTACTCAGCACCAGGAAGAGATCCCAGAGTCCATTCTATCTGTATTCTGGTAGAAGCTGATGTCAAGGGAACTATGGAGGTACAGGACGTATTGGAAATTAGTGAAGTCAAGGCGTTTGATCCCGAAGCTATCCCTAAGGGAAACCTCAGCCATGACCATGACCGTCAGTTACAGGACTATTTTGAGGGTAATATCACCGTTGCCTAGTCCATTCGTGCAGCCTACACAGATGATTGACTTGCCCGTGTAGATCAATCTGGTTAGTCACTGAGAAACCAGATGACAGGGTGCTTTGGAACACAACGCAAGTTGATCTGATCAAAAGTCACCGCAGCAACTAACTACCAACCACTGACAACATTCCCCAAAAGCTTAAGAAAGGATCAACAATAATCTGAGCCGCTATTTCAGGAAATTGGGATTGGAGATAAGTAACTAACTGCTCAGAGTCGCCGCCAGTCAGAGCAATCGGACTGTTGGGAAACTCGCTTTGCCAATCCTCAATAAAATCCCGGATACTAGCCAATACTGTATAGACAACACCACTTGCCATTGCCTCTGATGTCTCCAGTGACCAACGCTTTGGTAACTGAGCTGGTAGTTCAATCGCAGGTAATGCTCCAGTTTTTTGTGCTAGAGACTGTAACTGTAATCCCAATCCTGGCAAGATCGCCCCTCCGATTAGCTGTAGGTTTTGGTTAGCCCCAGTAAAGGTTAGAGCAGTACCAGCATCAATAACCAAAACTGGATAACTATACCTGTGACCAGCACCAAATAAGGCCAAGGCGCGGTCAATGCCTAGGGTGGGATATAGTCCGGAAAGGGGTAAATCCTCAAGGGTCAATATTGTAGTATCGGAATAGTTTTGCCAGAGTGCTGTTTGGGCAGGTACTACTGAAGCAATATAAAGCGGTAATGGCTTGGATGGGTCTTTACCCTGAGCTTTTAACTGGGGTGGTAAAATTTCCGCTGACATTACACTACAAGTCCAGTCCTTGATTAACTGCTCTACAGCTGCTGGGGTTAGATGGTTGGTATCCCAGGCTTTTTTCAGGGTGTTATCCACAAACCAAGCCCAATGTAGCCGGGAATTGCCAATCACTAATCCTAAAAAGCTGTTTGCCTTAGTTATCATATAGCAGTTATCAATTCGGTGAGGTACTTTCGTTCTGGGTTAATGGCAGTCGGGAGTCGGGAGTCGGGAGTCGGGAGTCGGGAGTCGGGATTAGGGAGTCGGGAGTCGGGAGTCGGGGAAATAATTTTGCCTTTTGCCTTTTGCCTTTTGCCTCTTGCCTCTTGCCTCTTGCCTCTTGCCTTTTACCTTTTGCCTTTTGCCTCTTGCCTCTTGCCTCTTGCCTTTTGCCTCTTGCCTTTTACCTTTTGCCTCTTGCCTATTGCCTCTTGCCTCTTGCCTCTTGCCTCTTGCCTAATCGATTCTAGATTGCTGTTTTTGGGAAGACTAGTCACAGTGGGAAAAAATCCCTGTTCCGGAAGAGAAATCATCTCAAACTTCTCATCCGGTACCTGAACCTGTGATGAAGAGTAGATGACTATGAGCAGTACTATGGTGAGACTGACTGGCTATCAAATGACCGAGATTATCTATTCCGGTTCTAGAACCTTAGTGTATCAAGGAATTCGTGAGTCAGACCAAAAACCAGTTGTGATCAAACTGCTTAAGAGTGAATATCCCAGCTTTGGTGAACTGGTGCAGTTTCGTAATCAATATACTATTGCCAAAAACCTTGATCTACCTGGCATCGTCAAACCCTACAGTTTAAAACACTACCGCAATGGCTATGGTTTGGTGATGGAGGATTTTGGTGGTATTTCCCTCAAAACTTATTGCTCTAATCTAGAAAGCTTAAAATTAACCTCTCTAACGGAATTTTTCGACATTGCTCTTCAAATTGCATCCATCCTGGATGGACTCTATCGCAACCGAGTCATTCACAAAGATATTAAACCTGCCAACATCCTGATTAACCCGGATACTAAACAAGTCGAACTGATTGATTTTAGTATTGCTTCTCTACTGCCAAGGGAAACTCAGGTGCTTCAAAGTCCCAATGTCCTGGAAGGAACTCTAGCTTACTTGTCTCCGGAACAAACTGGACGGATGAATCGG from the Moorena sp. SIOASIH genome contains:
- a CDS encoding NUDIX hydrolase; protein product: MRRLWQFVQTVLGIIFRHPITGTSIIPLLPDGRIVLVRRRDNGKWALPGGMVNWGQDIPTTIERELFEETGLELLKIRQLVGVYSAPGRDPRVHSICILVEADVKGTMEVQDVLEISEVKAFDPEAIPKGNLSHDHDRQLQDYFEGNITVA
- a CDS encoding pantothenate kinase; amino-acid sequence: MITKANSFLGLVIGNSRLHWAWFVDNTLKKAWDTNHLTPAAVEQLIKDWTCSVMSAEILPPQLKAQGKDPSKPLPLYIASVVPAQTALWQNYSDTTILTLEDLPLSGLYPTLGIDRALALFGAGHRYSYPVLVIDAGTALTFTGANQNLQLIGGAILPGLGLQLQSLAQKTGALPAIELPAQLPKRWSLETSEAMASGVVYTVLASIRDFIEDWQSEFPNSPIALTGGDSEQLVTYLQSQFPEIAAQIIVDPFLSFWGMLSVVGS